In Desulfuromonadales bacterium, a single genomic region encodes these proteins:
- a CDS encoding transketolase family protein has translation MIATRDAYGQTLLELGRENPKVVALDADLSGSTKTSLFAKEFPARFFNVGIAEANMVGMAAGLAAGGMIPFASTFAVFAAGRAFEQIRQSLAYPRMNVKVVATHGGITVGEDGGSHQSVEDLAIMRALPNMTVLCPADGPETTAAIRAAAAFHGPVYIRLGRSKVPTVFAGGCDFAIGRGATLREGTDLSFITTGLMTAQAIKAAGILAEEKISARVIHLGSIKPLDVDLVLRAARETGAIVTAEEHSVVGGLGSAVCEVLAEGHPVPVERVGLHDVFGQSGTAEELLVHYGLTAAHLVEAAERVLKRKA, from the coding sequence ATGATTGCCACAAGAGATGCATACGGCCAGACGCTGCTCGAACTGGGCCGGGAAAACCCGAAGGTTGTGGCCCTTGACGCCGACCTGTCGGGTTCGACCAAGACTTCGCTGTTTGCCAAGGAATTTCCCGCGCGCTTCTTCAACGTCGGCATCGCCGAGGCCAACATGGTCGGCATGGCGGCCGGACTGGCGGCAGGAGGAATGATCCCCTTCGCCTCCACCTTCGCCGTCTTTGCCGCCGGTCGGGCGTTCGAGCAGATCCGCCAGTCGCTGGCCTATCCGCGCATGAATGTCAAGGTCGTTGCCACTCACGGCGGCATCACCGTCGGCGAGGACGGCGGTTCCCACCAGTCAGTCGAAGATCTGGCCATCATGCGGGCGCTCCCCAATATGACCGTCCTCTGCCCTGCCGACGGCCCCGAGACGACAGCCGCGATCCGGGCCGCCGCCGCCTTCCATGGCCCGGTCTACATCCGGCTCGGGCGTTCCAAGGTGCCGACCGTTTTTGCCGGCGGCTGCGATTTTGCCATCGGCCGGGGGGCGACCCTGCGCGAGGGGACCGACCTCAGTTTCATCACCACCGGCCTGATGACCGCCCAGGCGATCAAGGCCGCCGGCATTCTGGCCGAAGAGAAGATCTCGGCCCGCGTCATCCACCTGGGGAGCATCAAGCCGCTGGACGTCGACCTGGTGCTGAGGGCCGCCCGCGAGACCGGGGCGATTGTCACCGCCGAGGAACACTCGGTGGTCGGCGGCCTCGGCAGCGCGGTCTGCGAGGTGTTGGCGGAAGGCCACCCGGTGCCGGTGGAACGGGTCGGGCTGCATGATGTTTTTGGCCAGTCCGGCACCGCCGAAGAGCTTCTGGTGCATTACGGACTGACGGCCGCACATCTGGTGGAAGCGGCCGAACGGGTTCTGAAAAGGAAAGCCTAA
- a CDS encoding transketolase, with amino-acid sequence MLTEQTVRELEQTARNLRVEILKMLNVARSGHTGGSLSAIDVLTVLYFHAMRHDPSNPAWEDRDRFVLSKGHAAPALYACLAEAGYFSRDDLKTLRRFGSHLQGHPDMNKTPGVDVCTGSLGQGLSQAVGLALAARLQGKSSRVFSLLGDGEVQEGQIWEAAMAAAHFRLDNLCVILDHNGLQIDGEVAKVMNVAPLGPKFLAFNWHVLEVDGHDVQAICRAIDDAGQCKEQPTMIIARTVKGKGVPFFEHKASYHGVPPSDDELVRALEHLGHA; translated from the coding sequence ATGCTGACCGAACAGACCGTCCGGGAACTGGAACAGACCGCCCGGAACCTGCGCGTGGAAATCCTCAAGATGCTCAATGTTGCCCGGTCGGGGCATACCGGCGGCAGCCTTTCGGCCATCGATGTGCTGACGGTGCTCTATTTCCACGCCATGCGCCACGACCCCAGCAACCCCGCCTGGGAGGACCGCGACCGCTTCGTCCTCTCCAAAGGACACGCCGCCCCGGCTCTTTATGCCTGCCTGGCCGAAGCCGGTTATTTTTCCCGGGACGATCTGAAGACTCTCCGCCGCTTCGGCAGCCATCTTCAGGGGCATCCCGACATGAACAAGACGCCCGGCGTGGATGTCTGCACCGGCTCCCTCGGCCAGGGGCTCTCCCAGGCGGTCGGTCTGGCTCTGGCGGCCCGCCTGCAGGGGAAAAGTTCGCGGGTCTTTTCGCTGCTCGGCGACGGTGAGGTTCAGGAGGGACAGATCTGGGAGGCGGCGATGGCCGCGGCCCACTTCCGCCTCGACAACCTCTGCGTCATTCTCGACCACAACGGACTGCAGATCGACGGCGAGGTGGCGAAGGTGATGAACGTGGCGCCTCTCGGTCCCAAGTTTCTTGCTTTCAACTGGCACGTCCTCGAGGTGGATGGCCACGACGTCCAGGCGATCTGCCGGGCCATCGACGATGCCGGCCAGTGCAAGGAGCAGCCGACCATGATCATCGCCCGCACCGTCAAAGGGAAAGGGGTCCCCTTCTTCGAGCACAAAGCCAGCTATCACGGGGTTCCCCCCAGCGATGACGAACTCGTTCGCGCCCTGGAGCACCTGGGACACGCGTAG